The Thermococcus eurythermalis genomic sequence TCCGGTTTCCAAGAACTTCTTCCACGTTGACTCCTTGACGGGTGGGTCAGTCCTCCCAATGTCGGTCAGGCCCTTTAGAAACGCCTCCTGCCCGTGGCCGCTTCCGCCACCTTCATACTCAATCTTAATGTCCGGGTGGGCCTTCATGTAGGCCTTAATCCACTTCTGAATCTGATACTGCGGGAAGGTCGCCCCCGTCGTGCGGAGGGTTATGGCCTTGATGTCGGCTTTAGCACCGGGTGACTGAGTCTGCTTCCCCTTCTCGGGGCTCGGCTTCGTGCTGCTCTTCTCTTCCGAGCCTATACACCCGCTCGACAGGACGGCAATCCCGAGGAGGAACACCAGCAACAGTGCCGCGAGCCGTTTCATTGGTTTCACCGACTGGGGAATAACGATATGAAATATAAAGATTGTCGCAATAAAACATAGTGCCACACAAAAACTATATAGATGTATAATCTATAGGGCTGTTGGTAGGCTACTTCTTGTCCACCAGCTTCACCGAAATCCACTGCATGCCATTCTCCTCGTTTTTGACGACGAGGACGTAGTCCCCTTTGGGGATTTTGACGTCCTTGAGCTCGACGCTCTTCACGTGCTCCCAGGCCCGGTAGTAGTCGAAGGGCTCGCCGTCCTTGAGCTTTTTGAAATCGTCCTTCGTGATGATGTAGACGCTTATCTCTCCGTCCGCCCTCACGTAGCCGTTTAAAGTTGAATCCCCCAAGAGTCCGTACTCTTTATAGTCGTTGAGATTGGTCTTCCACTGATAGGTAATAGTGCAATAGTGGGTTACTAAGTAGTACGTTCCGGCACTTATCGCCACGACCAGCCCGATGGTCAGCAGGATTATGGAGACCTTCTTCATATGACCACCCAATGGAGTATAATACCACATGCTTATAAGTTTTGTTTGCTGTGGTTCTGGCGTTGGTTGTCTTCACAACTGTCCTTGGGGTCCTAATCTTTGTTCGGCCCTTTGATTTGTTCTCCTCAACTTCTTTTGAAACTGCTGATGTTATGGGTAATTGTTCACATCCCTCTACTACTTTTCTAAATTTTTTCGAGTGGTTGATGTCGTAATGTGCGCTGGTGTTCATTTGTTCATTCTGTTGATGTGTTTTTATCCATGTTGGAACTTAAAAAGGCAAAAAGGCCTCTTTTGACCCATTAAAGGTTTTATCGTGGCTTTCTTGACTTTTACAGGTCTAAAAAACTTTAAATTTCGTAACGGGGCAACATTATCGGTTTGCACATTCGTCCCTTACATGGACATGGGTGCACAAAATTGTACAGGGGGTTGAGAGATGGTAGAAGCCGGTTCGAAGAAGGGGACCTACCGTGAGATAACTCCCGCGGCGATAGTTCTCGGTGTCATCTGGGGCGCCTTCATGGCGGCCAGCTTTACCTACGCGGGAATGATAATGGGCTTCACCTCCGGCGGTTCGGCAATCGCTGCCATCGTCGGCTGGGGAGTCCTCAGGGGAATCCTCAAGAAGGGGACCATCGTTGAGAACAACATCGTCCAGACCATAGCCTCTGCGGTCAACATCTCCGTTTCGGGAGTCATCTTCACCATCCCGGCGCTCTACATCATGGGGCTCCACGAAGAGATAAACATGCTGTACTTCTTCCTTGCCACCGCGGCGGGAGCGATACTGGGAATCACATTCATAATCCCGCTGAGGAAGCAGATGATCGAGATTGACAGGCTCCGCTTCCCGACCGGAACGGCAGTTGCGACCGTCCTCAAGACCCCGGGAAGCGGAATCGAGAAGGCCAGGCTCCTCTTCATAGGCATGGCCGTCAGCGCACTCATCTACCTCGTCCAGCAGTTCCCGGTGCTCGGCCTTCCGGAGATAATCCCCGAGTACGTTGACCTCGGTGCAGTGCTCCACCTCCCGGAGTGGATTGACTTCAGCATGGCCCTCTCTCTGATGGTCTTTGGAATGGGTCTCATCACCGGAAGGAACGGTCTCATAGTCCTCGCCGGCGGAATACTCTCATACTACATCATCACGCCAATAGTCAAGGCCCTCGGCTGGCTCCCGAGCGACGTCACCGGTGCGGCGGTCAGCGGCTTCGTTTACTCCAACATGACCAGGCCGCTCGGTATCGGAATGCTCCTCGGCGGCTCGATAGCGGGCCTCATACTCTCGATGCCAGTCATCGTCGTGGCCCTCAGGAGCATAGCCAGCGCGAGCAAGCTCGGAACAGGCAGGAACGAGGAGCTCCCGATAAAGTACCTCTACGCCGGAATAGCCCTTGCATTCGCCCTGTTGCTGATCATCACCTACCAGATTGGCGGTCTCGGCCTCGGCAGGAGCCTGCTCACTGCGCTCGTCGGTGTCGCCTGGATATTCGTCGCCTCACTGCTCGTCGCCATGGCAACTGGAATGACCGACTGGAGCCCGGTTTCCGGTCTCTCCCTCGTGTCGGTCATGATACTCCTCTACCTCACCGGCAAGCAGGTTCCGCTCACCATACTCCTCGGAGCCACCGTCGGTGTCGCCATCTCCGGTGCCGCCGACATGATGCAGGACCTCAAGACCGGCCACCTCGTCGGTGGAATTCCCTCTAGGCAGCAGAAGGTCGAGCTCCTCACCGCCTGGATAGGCCCGATAATAGCCCTCACCGTCGTTGACCTCATCTGGAGGGCCTACGGTATCGGAAACGAGACCGTTCCTGCCCCGCAGGCAATGGCCCTCAAGTCCATGGTCGATGCTATCCTCGGCGGCAACGTCCCGGTGGACAAGTTCTTAGCTGGAGGAATCCTCGGCTTTGCGCTCTCAATGAGCGGAATACCCGGACTTGGAGTCCTCGTGGGTCTCTCAATGTACCTGCCGATGCTCTACATCCTGCCCTACGGACTTGGCTGTGTCGTCCATGACGTCCTCAAGAGGAAGAGGGGCCACGAGTTCATAACTGAGAAGGTGCTCCCGGTCGCGGCAGGGCTTATGGTCGGAGAGGCGGCAATGACGCTCCTGTTCGCCGTCCTCACAGTCATGGGAGTGCTCCACCCGTGAGGTGATGGAAATGAAGAAGCTCGTCGGAAACGTCCTGCTCACAGCGGGCCTCATCGTCGGCGCAATAACCGCCGCGAGGATACCGCCCATGTGGGGCGGTGTGGCCGTTTCCCTGGCCATAATGGGCGTTGGTATCTTCCTCAGGCGCCAGGGTGAGAAGGAGGAGCTCCACAGGGCGGCAGAGAGCGGAACCGGTGGCGTCAAGGAGCTCGACGCCCTCCTCACCGATGCCATCAGCAGGATTGAGAAGATAATGGACGCCCCGCGCGAGGAGGTCGTCAGGGAGCTCACCAAAGTCCTTGAGGAGCTCGAGGAGTTCGCCGAGAAGGCCCAGCCCCTCAGGATAGAGGGCCTCATGACCTACGGAAACATCATGAGCATCTTCAGCAGGGGCGAGAGAGCCCTCAACAGGGCCTGGAGCGCCTTCGCAGACGGCTACGAAGAAGAGGGAAGGAAGTACCTCCGCTACGGCTACGAAGACCTAAAGGAGACCCTCAGCGCGGTTAGGGCTCTGAAGGTCTGAGCCCTCTCCTTTCTTCTCTTTGGCTATTCTATCACGTAGGTATGAACCATCAGCCCGCCGTGGCCGATGAGGCGGTGGTGTTTGATTTCAAAGCCGTTCTCCGTTATTGCTTTCTCTATGGCCTTCTTTTCCGTCGTGATGAAGACGCCGCGCTTTTCGAGGACTTTGGAAAGCTCGCTGAAAAAGTCCATGTAGAGCTTCGGTATCATGCTCTTCCGCCCGATTTTGAGGCCGTATGGAAAGTTGCTGACGGCAAAGTCCACGCTCTCGACGTACTCGCTCAGCCTGGTGGCGTCGCCGAGTATGAACTCTATCCGCTCTAAGACTCCCGCGGAGAGGGCGTTCATCTTGGCCCCGTTGAGGTGTTTTCTGTACTTCTCCAGGCCGATTATCCTTCCACCGTAGCCCCTGAGGGCGAGCTCTATTGGAATAGTCCCGCTTCCGCAGAACGGGTCGATGAAAGAACCGCCGTCCGGCTTCGCCAGCTCAATCAGCGCGTTGGCTATGCTCGCCTTCAGGTGCGCGGGGTGGTCGTAGACGCGCCAGGGCCTCTTATGGAGCGAGCTGTCACCGGTAGTGTCAATCCCTAGGAAGAAGACGTCCCCAACCAGTTCGGCCCTGAATATGACAGCGGGGTGGTCGAGGTTCACCTTCGGAGTCCCGAACCGGGACAGGCGGTCGAATATGGCTTTGCCAACGGTTTTGGCTATATCAACGCTCGTTATCCTGTGCTCTCCCTTCCGGAAGCTCCTAACGGCGAATGTCTCGCTGACCTTGACGTGTCTTTCCACTGGAAGCGATGCCACGAAGTCCTCAATCCTCTTGAGGGCCCTCTCTGGCTCGTCTTCACCGATGCCCTCAAACCTCTCGCTCGCTATCTCGACTATCACGCGGTGGAGGAGCCTTGAGCGCTCGTTTAAGTAAGTGGAAACGCTTAGCTCCCTCTTCCGTCCCTTCTCGTCGGTGTAGAAGGCCTCGCCAACCTCTGCCAAAACCCTCCCCTCGACACCGAGAGGTCTCTCCTCCACTCGAAACTGAACTCCAAGGGGCGAGAGAAGGCCCTCCACCTCGGCCTTTGCCAGGTCTTCAATTCCCTGTGAAGTCGTGAGCAGGAGCTTCATGATGACGAGTGCTCGGCACGTCTTTTAAGCTTTTGCTGAGCTAATAACAATACCATCAATACTCTACCCTGTGCTTTTTATAACTTAATTATCAAGTTGAGTACGTATTCAAATGATGATCTCTAGTTGTATATTGCGACATTTTGCTTATTGTTGGAAAGTTCGTTTGTCGAACTGTTAATTTTTATGAACGTAACTTTTATATGCTTGGATGTTATAGAATTATACGTGGTGAATGTAAATGGAGAGCGAGGAATTCATTAGTTCACTGTATCTTGATAAAATACTAGATGAATACCTTCTGTTCTCACCAAAGACACTCCACCTTATTCGGTTGGATAATGAGAGTTATGAGCTACTGAATCACATTAAAAAGTATGGAATTAACGAGGGCGTTAGTGAGTTCTTAAAAAGGCACCCTAGACTCAATCGTGAAGATGTGGACAGGATAATAGAAAGCTTGAGGGCCTTGGATGCTGTTCCTTATTGCTTGAACGATGATTATAACTCCCCGGAAGTCGTTCCTGCTTCTGTTGCTCTCTATCTCACGAGTGCATGTAACTTTAAATGCGTGTATTGTTATGAACAGCAGCATGGGATTCCGCTGTTTATGATCCGTGATGAGAATGATGCAGATGACATAATTGAGTTTTTACTTTCTAAGGGATCCTCCAAGCTCTCCGTTGGTTTCTTCGGGGGTGAGCCTCTCCTGAATTTCCGCATACTTAGATACATTGCAGAAACCCTTTCACGGAGGGCAACCTTATTAGGAAAGGCTGTTAATTTCAGCATCACAACCAACGGTTACTTGATAACGCCTTCTGTTGTGGATTTCTTCAAAAAATTCCGCTTTAATGTCGTTTTCAGTATGGATGGGCCCAGAGAGATACAGAATCACAACCGGCCCACTAAAACAGGTGATTCAACGTTTGACGTGGTCATGAAAAATCTTCGGCTTCTCATTGCCAGTGGTGTTCCTGTGACTGTGAGGGCGACCATACTTCCGGAGCAGATTGACAAGTATTTTGAAATTTTTAGATTTTTTGTAGAAAACGGTGTTGGAAGTGTTCACATTGAGCCCGCATCTATTGGCTCAAATAGCTTCCGCGAGATAATACCACCACTGAAAGAGCAATTGAGACTCGTTGCCGAGTACGAACTTCAGCACATAGAGGAGACAGCGATGTTCAGGTATTCCCACTTTAGGAAGTATTTTGCTATCCTGGCCTCGAGGCGCGCCCTTCTCTATCCCTGCGGTGCTGGTAGGAAACTTTTTGGGATATCCTCAGACGGAAGGCTTTATCCATGTCAAAGGTTTGTGGGAATGGACGGGTTCGTTATAGGGGACATTAGATCTGGCGTTGATATTAGTTCTGAGGTAATACAAAAAATACTTCTCAATCCCCCAAGGGAGCCATGTAGCCAGTGTTGGGCTTATCCCTTGTGCAGAGGGGGTTGTTATTACATAAACTACATGTATTCAGGGGATATTCACAAACCTGATCCCTATTACTGTGAGTTTATTAGAGAGCTGATACGGCTTTCCATGTGGCTTTACATCAAAGTTAAGCGGAGTCACCCGGTGGTTTTCGAGAAAATGCTGAAATCACTTAAGTACAACTCACCCCTTGCCGGGGTGAGCGAGGCCTCGGCCGATGAGTCAAAAATTAAAAGGAGGTTGGTGAAGTATGGAGTTCGAAGTCGTGAACCCCGGAGACAACACCAAGTCTGGAAATAGACCTTGCCCACTTTTTGACCATGGCGGCTGCCCGTTCCCGAAGGACATGGAGTGTTGGTGGCCAGAGGACATATGCTACAGGCCTGAGCCAATCTGATGAGATTTTCTTTAAAAATCTTTACTTTTTTCCACTGTCCAGTGTCTAATCTAGGGGATGATGCAAAATGAAGCTCCCGTTCAAGAGCATTGCCCGGCTGGTGGCGATATACCTCTGCGTCCTTCTGGTTATTGTCCTCGTTGCGGGGGCCGCTGCCAACAAACGTACTTGGAACTACGTTTATGACGCTGTAGAGTCCTTCAGGATTTTTAATCCCGAGTTCTACTCCGAGCTTGAACGAAACGCCACCCGCGAGGGAATCAGCGTTGAGGAGTACTACTATAGAATCCTGACCAAGAGTGCGGGGGTGCGAACCCACAACCTGTTCGTTATGGGTATAGACCTGCTGAAGAAGAGTTTCAAGTACCTTTCGACTCAGAATGACTACGACCTGGGACGTTCAATCGGGGTCTCTATTCTGGTGCTGGCCGTCTCTATGCTGGCCATCATGCTCGGCGGCTACATCATCGGTCGGCTCGCCGTGAAGAGGAAACGGCTCTCAACGGTCGTTGACAACCTGGCACTTTTCTTCGCTGGGCTGCCCTCTTGGTGGGTCGGTGCCGTCCTTGTGTCGGTTTTCGCGGTCAAACTTGACCTTCTGCCCATCAGCGGGATAACAACCGTTCCTCCAAAAACAGGGTTTGCACTCGTCCTGGACGTTTTGAAGCACCTGGTTCTCCCTGTGGGGGCGATTTTCCTTATCCACGTCTGGGAGTTCGCTTCGGTGGTTGCCCATGCGTCCAGGGAGGAGCTTGGCAAGCCCTACATCCTCGCGGAAGTGGCTAAAGGAATTCCGGAGGGGGTTATCTTCCGAAAGCACGTGCTCCGGAACATCTCAATACTGCTCGCGTCCTTCAGCGTCCAGAAGTTCATGGAAATGACCACCGACTACCTAATTGTGGATGCCTTCTTCGGCCTTGGCGGGCTTGGCGTCCTTCTGAGGAACAGCTTCGTACGCACGGTCGTGGTTCCCCAAGGAGTGGTCATGAGGTTTAACTATCACCTGTTTTTCGTGGTTCTGCTGTCAATAGCCACCATCGGCTTTCTGATGTCCCTGCTCCTTGAACTTGTTAAGGGCATACTTGACCCGAGGGTGAGCTGAGATGAGGCGGAAGGTGGGCGCTCTGATACTGGCCTGTTTCCTGCTCTTTGTCGCTGTTTCGAACCTCACCGTGGATAGAGAAAAGCTTGAGAGGTGGGAGGACATAAACTACTGGAAGGACTACCCGAGGAGGGCTTATCCCTCCTGGTTCTCTACGTTCCGCGACTTAACTCCCACCGTAACGCTCTCCCCTGAGGTTTCGGAAGAAAACGGGACTTTTGTGTACCGCTTTGTTTACAATCACAGGGCCTCCGACAAGCCAAACGACGTAAGGTTCTACGGCCTTTCGCGCCAGGTTAAGGTTGAAATAAGCGTCACCCGGCCGGACGGCATCGAGGTGACCCTTTACAGGGGGAGACCCGTTTCGGAAAACATGAGCCTGAACGTCAATATGAAGTCCGGGGTTGAAAGCCAGATATCTTCTGTGTTCGGCCTCTCTGTGGAGAGCTACGTCCTGCGGCCCCCCACACACCTCCTTTTCATCGCGGACGCTTCCTTTGAGACCCTTAAAGGTGAGTACGTCTTTGAGGTCAGGTCGCCGGAGCCGCTTTCCCCGCAGATGCAGGTTATAGGAACGTGCTACGGCCTGATGGGCACTGATTCAAGGGGTCGGGACCTCTGGGTCGGCTTTGTCAAGGCAATGAACAACACCCTGTTCCTGGCCTTCTTCACCGCTGTGTTCGTCGTTGTCCTGGGCGTCATAATCGGGATGGTCTCTGGCTACGTTGGTGGGGCAGTGGGCGAGGCTTTGAGCTTCATTCTGGAGGTTCTTATGACCCTCCCCCTCCTTCCGATGCTCGTTGTCCTCGTCTGGCTGTTCTCTACCCAGGGTCTGAGGGAGCAGGTGCAGATTAACCCGGTGGTTTTCATGCTGCTCGTTGCTGTAATGATAATGGGCAAGCTCGCAAAGACCATCAAGATGATGACCGTGAAGGAGAAGGTTAACGAGTACGTCAAGGCCGCGGAAATCATGGGAGCTGGGACACTGTGGGTCCTCAGGAAGCACATATTCCCGCCGATTCTGAGCTTCTCGGCCAGGTACTTCGCGACGCTCCTGGTTAGAGTCGTGGCGCTTATTTCCCTCTTTGGGTTCTTCGGGCTAATCCCAGGCACAAACTGGGGTTCCTTCATGATAGAGGCAATGATGGAGGGGGCAATCTACGGTGGCTGCTGGTGGTGGATACTTCCCCCGGGACTCGCCATGGCTGTCCTGAGCGCCGGTTTAGTTTTAATACTGCCCTCGGGAGAGGTCCAGTCCGTCACCATTGGGTAGTCACTCCAGTATCGCTATGACCCCTTTCCACTTCTTCCCGAAGCACTCGCTCGCTATGACGCTCTTTCCGGTCAGTTCCTCAAGGAACTTTAAAGCTGAGTCGCACTTCTTGAAGCCGGTCGCTATGCCGACGGTTACCCCCTCGATTTCCCTCACGCCGGCCCTCTTCTGGTTGTCCAGCTTTTCCATAAGCTCGTCCCCAAAGCGCCAGAGGATTCTTCTCGGGTCGACTAAAAGCTCCTTCTCAACGCCCTCGAGGACGTCCTCAAAGTCCCAGGCGAAGTCTCTGTTCCTCTCTTCCTCGCTCGCGAAGAGGGTAAAGCGACCTGTCTGCCACTCCCTCAGGAGCCACCTCGCTGTTTCCTCAAGGTCTACCTCTCCGCCGGCCTTTATGAGGCCCCTCTTCTCCCCTATTTGCCTCAGAATTTCCTCCTCGCTCTCAAACTCCTTTATGCCGAACTTCTCGGTTATCGCTTTCTTTCTCGTCTCAAGGATTCTGGATATGAGCTTCAGCGCCGGCTTGACCGGCTCTTCAATCTTGTCCGCCGGGAAGCCGCCCTTTATGACGAGCTCGTCGAAGTCGTCTATCGGCACTACTCCGGGGCTGTCAAGGAGCCAGAGCCTCTTGCTGAGCCTTATCAGCTGTTTGCCCTTTGTGTAGCCGGGTATGGGCGCTGTCCCAACTGCCCTCTTCCCCTTAAGGGTGTTTATTATCGTGCTCTTGCCGACGTTGGGATAGCCTATCAGGGCCACCTTGACCTTCTCTTTCTCGCCTAACAGGGGCTTTGCGAGCTTTTTGAGCTCCCTCCTGAGGATTCCGGTTCCCTTCCTCTCGCGGGCGGATATGAAAACCACGGGTATCTCGCTCTTCCTCTTGTACTCCTCGGCCCACTCTTTGGGCACGAGGTCTGCCTTGTTCATGACTATGAGGAGCGGTTTGCCCTCCTCCTGGATGAGCCTCTCCAGCTTCCTGTTGCGGGTCCCTATTGGGTCCCTGGCGTCAACTACCTCAACGACCACGTCGGCCTCGTCTATGACTTCCTTAACGACCTTCCAGGCCTTCTTCTGCTTCATCTCTAACCACCGTTATCTCAAAGATTACGGTTCCTCCGTCGGTGTACGGCGGTCCCGGGTCGAGACACTGGACGTATGCCTTGTCTCCTTTGCCCAAGCCTAACTCGCTCGGTTTAATACCCTTTCGTAGCGCAACTATGTACGGCAGTAGCGATGCGAATGCATGGGTGCATACCGCATCGGTCTCGTCGAGCTTGACCCTTGGGCCTTCTACAACGATTCTGTCACCTTTTTTGAAAACTGGACATTTTCCTCTCACTTCTTTGACAACTATTTCCAATCGCTCCACGTTCCCACCGAAACGTAAATAAGGATTAAGAACTCAAAAACTATTCGGGACATAATACATTGCGATAACTGTTATGGTGGTGCTCAAAGTGGCTGAGGATATTGAGGCGAAAATACGGCGTCTGAGGGAGCTCGGGAAGGTAACTACCGAACCCGAGGCTCCTCCGGTTAAACCACCAACGGCTTCGGCGAAGAAGCCCCCCCGCAGACCCCGCTCCATCAGCACTATCCGCGAGAAGGAGAGGCGTAGGAGAGTCCTTGTTGGAGCGTCTGTTTTAATCATAGTACTCCTTCTAATCTCTGTTGGCGTCTACTCATACCTTCAGAGCAGAAGCACGGCCAAGCTAAACGAGCTCCGCACCAGTAAAATCAACGAACTCAACACCTATTTTTCAAGCTACAACTTCTCCAATAGAGACTGTGTCCAAAAGGCGCTCCAGTTTAAAGACCTGGCTCTACGGCAGATTCAGAGTGCAGGTAGCGTTGATGAGCTCGAGGGGATAAACGTTAGGGCTTACTTCGATAAGGCAGTTCAGGCATACTCTGAGTGCGTCCGCGAGCAGGAGAGAATAGCCTATGAAAAACAGCTGAACCAGACAAAACAGGCCAAAGTCAGGGCAATTAAAACTGCATTCCAGCCGCTTCTCTCGATGCCGCTTCCAGACAGCATAAGAACCAAGGTCGTCTCTGCAATGAAGACCCTTGAGACCCAGGTCGCCAACGCTCAGACCATTGAGGAAGTTGAATCCATAAGCCCGGACTCATACCTGCTCTCGCTCTGGAAAGACTACTACTTCTGGAAGATTGACGAGATTCCCGGTAACGAGATTATCCTTGAGAGGGGTGGCTCCAAGCAGCTGGTTTCCAAGTCTGAGGCGAAGGCCCTGCTCGGCGCGGCCACTGATTACGCCGAGCTTCTGCAGTACAGTGTCCACGAAGTTCAGTACGTTGAGATTGCCCTTGTGCTTCCAAGGGAGAGGATTACCGGCGGGTTCCTCACCCCGGGAGACCCCGTGATGTTCTTTGCCAAGAACGGTACTCAGGGCCTCTACCGTGAGATAGTGAACCAGGGCTACGTTGAACTCGTCCTGCTGCCGACTGATGCCGGTCGTATCTCGGCCAGTGAATCTCAGAGCCAGAGCAGCTCGACGGGCTCATCAACTTCAACGACCTACCAGGAGAACCATGCCTCTGAGTACAACCCCGGTAGCTTCCAGTACTCGAACGGCACCCAGGTCTCGGACACCTACTCAAACTCCCAGAGCTCCAGCCAGAGCTCCTCAGCCAGCTATTCCTACAACGTTGACCTCAAGGAGATACTGAAGGCGATAGCCGCCGGAAAGATACAGGCGAGTGACCAGGCCAAGCAGGCCCTTGAGAACTACGGCTGGAAGATTATTGACCTTGAGCAGTCTTCCGACATGCTCGTGCTGTCCCCGGATACGGAGTTCCTCGTGATCGTCAGGGTTCCGTCAATCTTCGTCCCGGATATACTCCAGAACCAGCAGTACCTCTACATAGCGAAGGTATCAACGTGAGGTGGTGCCCATGAGGAAGCCCCTTTCCATTCTTTTGATTTTCGTAGTGTTGCTTTCAGCCCCTGCATTCTCTCTGGCCAAAGATTACAGCCTTCCGGGCGCTATTTCGGGGGGAATCACCTACAACAACATAGGCCTCTACGGTGAAATCATGGTTGATTTCAACGTCACGCTCGTTAACACTGCTCCGTATCCCAAATACGTCATGGTTAACCCGAGGTATGACTTTAAGGTTCTCCGGGGGAACGGTAGTGAGTACCATTACAATTACAGAACCAGCGATGGAAACATCAAAGGGGCGATTTCGAGGGAACTCGTTTCCAGGTCCGTTAACTACGTCACCGGCTTTTGGCTGGCCCCTTACGAAACCGTCGTTGTTAACTTCAGGATAAACGAAAACGCGTCTTATCCAGTTCCCCTTGTCGATTTCAGGTCTCACTGTGGCAATCTAGGCAAACTGACAGAGCTCACATATGAAAACGGCACTCTCGTAGGTGTGGTTCTTGACAACAACGGGGGCCTGGACGGGTTAATCTGTGATTCCC encodes the following:
- a CDS encoding radical SAM/SPASM domain-containing protein, coding for MESEEFISSLYLDKILDEYLLFSPKTLHLIRLDNESYELLNHIKKYGINEGVSEFLKRHPRLNREDVDRIIESLRALDAVPYCLNDDYNSPEVVPASVALYLTSACNFKCVYCYEQQHGIPLFMIRDENDADDIIEFLLSKGSSKLSVGFFGGEPLLNFRILRYIAETLSRRATLLGKAVNFSITTNGYLITPSVVDFFKKFRFNVVFSMDGPREIQNHNRPTKTGDSTFDVVMKNLRLLIASGVPVTVRATILPEQIDKYFEIFRFFVENGVGSVHIEPASIGSNSFREIIPPLKEQLRLVAEYELQHIEETAMFRYSHFRKYFAILASRRALLYPCGAGRKLFGISSDGRLYPCQRFVGMDGFVIGDIRSGVDISSEVIQKILLNPPREPCSQCWAYPLCRGGCYYINYMYSGDIHKPDPYYCEFIRELIRLSMWLYIKVKRSHPVVFEKMLKSLKYNSPLAGVSEASADESKIKRRLVKYGVRSREPRRQHQVWK
- a CDS encoding ABC transporter permease subunit — its product is MKLPFKSIARLVAIYLCVLLVIVLVAGAAANKRTWNYVYDAVESFRIFNPEFYSELERNATREGISVEEYYYRILTKSAGVRTHNLFVMGIDLLKKSFKYLSTQNDYDLGRSIGVSILVLAVSMLAIMLGGYIIGRLAVKRKRLSTVVDNLALFFAGLPSWWVGAVLVSVFAVKLDLLPISGITTVPPKTGFALVLDVLKHLVLPVGAIFLIHVWEFASVVAHASREELGKPYILAEVAKGIPEGVIFRKHVLRNISILLASFSVQKFMEMTTDYLIVDAFFGLGGLGVLLRNSFVRTVVVPQGVVMRFNYHLFFVVLLSIATIGFLMSLLLELVKGILDPRVS
- a CDS encoding TIGR04076 family protein; protein product: MERLEIVVKEVRGKCPVFKKGDRIVVEGPRVKLDETDAVCTHAFASLLPYIVALRKGIKPSELGLGKGDKAYVQCLDPGPPYTDGGTVIFEITVVRDEAEEGLEGR
- the trm14 gene encoding tRNA (guanine(6)-N2)-methyltransferase, which gives rise to MKLLLTTSQGIEDLAKAEVEGLLSPLGVQFRVEERPLGVEGRVLAEVGEAFYTDEKGRKRELSVSTYLNERSRLLHRVIVEIASERFEGIGEDEPERALKRIEDFVASLPVERHVKVSETFAVRSFRKGEHRITSVDIAKTVGKAIFDRLSRFGTPKVNLDHPAVIFRAELVGDVFFLGIDTTGDSSLHKRPWRVYDHPAHLKASIANALIELAKPDGGSFIDPFCGSGTIPIELALRGYGGRIIGLEKYRKHLNGAKMNALSAGVLERIEFILGDATRLSEYVESVDFAVSNFPYGLKIGRKSMIPKLYMDFFSELSKVLEKRGVFITTEKKAIEKAITENGFEIKHHRLIGHGGLMVHTYVIE
- a CDS encoding cell division protein, whose product is MEMKKLVGNVLLTAGLIVGAITAARIPPMWGGVAVSLAIMGVGIFLRRQGEKEELHRAAESGTGGVKELDALLTDAISRIEKIMDAPREEVVRELTKVLEELEEFAEKAQPLRIEGLMTYGNIMSIFSRGERALNRAWSAFADGYEEEGRKYLRYGYEDLKETLSAVRALKV
- a CDS encoding YlqF/YawG family GTPase, with translation MKQKKAWKVVKEVIDEADVVVEVVDARDPIGTRNRKLERLIQEEGKPLLIVMNKADLVPKEWAEEYKRKSEIPVVFISARERKGTGILRRELKKLAKPLLGEKEKVKVALIGYPNVGKSTIINTLKGKRAVGTAPIPGYTKGKQLIRLSKRLWLLDSPGVVPIDDFDELVIKGGFPADKIEEPVKPALKLISRILETRKKAITEKFGIKEFESEEEILRQIGEKRGLIKAGGEVDLEETARWLLREWQTGRFTLFASEEERNRDFAWDFEDVLEGVEKELLVDPRRILWRFGDELMEKLDNQKRAGVREIEGVTVGIATGFKKCDSALKFLEELTGKSVIASECFGKKWKGVIAILE
- a CDS encoding ABC transporter permease, with translation MRRKVGALILACFLLFVAVSNLTVDREKLERWEDINYWKDYPRRAYPSWFSTFRDLTPTVTLSPEVSEENGTFVYRFVYNHRASDKPNDVRFYGLSRQVKVEISVTRPDGIEVTLYRGRPVSENMSLNVNMKSGVESQISSVFGLSVESYVLRPPTHLLFIADASFETLKGEYVFEVRSPEPLSPQMQVIGTCYGLMGTDSRGRDLWVGFVKAMNNTLFLAFFTAVFVVVLGVIIGMVSGYVGGAVGEALSFILEVLMTLPLLPMLVVLVWLFSTQGLREQVQINPVVFMLLVAVMIMGKLAKTIKMMTVKEKVNEYVKAAEIMGAGTLWVLRKHIFPPILSFSARYFATLLVRVVALISLFGFFGLIPGTNWGSFMIEAMMEGAIYGGCWWWILPPGLAMAVLSAGLVLILPSGEVQSVTIG
- a CDS encoding OPT family oligopeptide transporter, with translation MVEAGSKKGTYREITPAAIVLGVIWGAFMAASFTYAGMIMGFTSGGSAIAAIVGWGVLRGILKKGTIVENNIVQTIASAVNISVSGVIFTIPALYIMGLHEEINMLYFFLATAAGAILGITFIIPLRKQMIEIDRLRFPTGTAVATVLKTPGSGIEKARLLFIGMAVSALIYLVQQFPVLGLPEIIPEYVDLGAVLHLPEWIDFSMALSLMVFGMGLITGRNGLIVLAGGILSYYIITPIVKALGWLPSDVTGAAVSGFVYSNMTRPLGIGMLLGGSIAGLILSMPVIVVALRSIASASKLGTGRNEELPIKYLYAGIALAFALLLIITYQIGGLGLGRSLLTALVGVAWIFVASLLVAMATGMTDWSPVSGLSLVSVMILLYLTGKQVPLTILLGATVGVAISGAADMMQDLKTGHLVGGIPSRQQKVELLTAWIGPIIALTVVDLIWRAYGIGNETVPAPQAMALKSMVDAILGGNVPVDKFLAGGILGFALSMSGIPGLGVLVGLSMYLPMLYILPYGLGCVVHDVLKRKRGHEFITEKVLPVAAGLMVGEAAMTLLFAVLTVMGVLHP